The proteins below come from a single Deltaproteobacteria bacterium genomic window:
- a CDS encoding isoprenylcysteine carboxylmethyltransferase family protein yields the protein MSNKVGKTVALPNRPEGWWFSWRGRIAAAVLIPAGGLALFSRPMIAGGVWFDIAADALAWISFLAGATLRFWATLYIGGRKAEALVTEGPYSLCRHPLYWGSCLMALSVGLFLHSLTMMSAIGLMVFAYTAATVPGEERYLRARFGAQYSEYAQRVARYRPRLANFHAGETIEVRIKGLRIECGRAARWMWLPVIGAIIAHLRNQPWWPQLLSLP from the coding sequence ATGAGCAACAAGGTGGGCAAGACTGTTGCGCTACCCAATCGGCCGGAGGGGTGGTGGTTCAGTTGGCGCGGGCGCATCGCTGCGGCGGTGCTGATTCCCGCCGGGGGCCTGGCGCTGTTTTCTCGGCCTATGATCGCCGGGGGAGTCTGGTTCGACATCGCCGCCGACGCGCTCGCCTGGATCAGCTTCTTGGCCGGGGCAACCCTGCGCTTCTGGGCGACCCTCTACATCGGCGGGCGCAAGGCTGAAGCTCTGGTGACTGAAGGCCCCTACTCGTTGTGCCGCCACCCGTTGTATTGGGGCTCGTGCCTCATGGCACTCTCGGTCGGCCTCTTCCTTCATAGTCTTACGATGATGAGCGCCATCGGGTTGATGGTGTTTGCGTACACCGCTGCGACGGTACCGGGCGAGGAGCGCTATCTCCGCGCGCGCTTTGGCGCTCAGTACAGTGAGTACGCGCAGCGGGTCGCTCGCTACCGGCCGCGGCTAGCGAACTTCCATGCTGGCGAAACGATCGAGGTGCGGATCAAAGGCCTGCGGATTGAGTGCGGCCGGGCGGCGAGGTGGATGTGGCTGCCGGTCATCGGCGCAATCATCGCCCATTTACGCAATCAGCCGTGGTGGCCGCAGCTGCTCTCGCTTCCATGA